The following proteins are co-located in the Methylomonas sp. 11b genome:
- a CDS encoding ubiquinone biosynthesis accessory factor UbiJ, which translates to MLKPLFIATLEGALNRYLALDDNLEQYLRPMAGKVIALHISSFDSNLYLCPTVNSIQVLESYPGSADATLSGSLSALGLMGLSAAPMRSLFKGEVRIEGDTQLARRLQRLFEKLDINLESKIARYTGDAFAQRLTKLFRSSRDWTQHSLTTFRLNLEEFLQEETRELPAKSEAELVFRDIDTCRSDCDRLSARLDRLEALTQPTSAPQ; encoded by the coding sequence ATGCTCAAGCCGCTTTTTATTGCCACACTGGAAGGCGCGCTGAATCGCTATTTGGCGCTGGATGACAACTTGGAGCAATACCTGAGGCCGATGGCCGGTAAAGTTATTGCTTTGCACATTTCTTCATTTGACAGCAATCTCTATCTCTGCCCCACGGTAAATAGCATCCAGGTACTCGAAAGCTATCCAGGATCCGCAGATGCCACGCTGAGTGGCTCTCTGTCGGCACTGGGTTTGATGGGCTTAAGCGCCGCGCCGATGCGGTCCTTATTCAAAGGCGAAGTGCGCATCGAAGGTGACACCCAGTTGGCGCGCCGTCTGCAGCGGCTATTTGAAAAGTTGGACATCAATCTAGAAAGCAAAATCGCCCGCTATACCGGCGATGCCTTTGCCCAGCGCCTGACCAAGCTGTTTCGCAGCAGCCGCGATTGGACACAGCACAGCCTGACAACTTTTCGCTTAAACCTGGAAGAGTTTCTGCAAGAAGAAACCCGCGAATTACCCGCCAAATCCGAGGCCGAGTTAGTCTTTCGAGACATAGATACTTGCCGCAGTGATTGCGACCGCCTCAGCGCCCGCCTCGACCGTCTGGAAGCCTTGACCCAACCAACATCTGCGCCTCAATAA